The Raphanus sativus cultivar WK10039 chromosome 2, ASM80110v3, whole genome shotgun sequence genome includes a region encoding these proteins:
- the LOC108836940 gene encoding auxin-responsive protein SAUR76-like, which produces MMKGGNKLMKLKSVLKKLNSFNTKPNQPPTPSYHGRSSSVCAFPLEELHTVYVGRKRRPYHVSSDVVNHPLFQQLAAMDGGCGSEDGSIAVSCEVVLFEHLLWMLENADADESRPESVHELVEYYAC; this is translated from the coding sequence ATGATGAAAGGTGGCAACAAACTGATGAAGCTGAAATCAGTTTTGAAGAAGCTAAACTCTTTCAACACCAAGCCGAACCAACCACCGACTCCGTCCTATCACGGTCGCTCCTCCTCCGTGTGTGCATTTCCCTTAGAGGAACTCCACACCGTCTACGTCGGCAGAAAACGGCGTCCGTACCACGTGAGCTCCGATGTCGTGAACCATCCGCTCTTCCAGCAGCTAGCGGCTATGGATGGTGGATGCGGCAGCGAGGACGGTTCGATCGCCGTGTCGTGCGAGGTTGTCTTGTTTGAGCATCTCCTTTGGATGCTTGAGAACGCCGACGCCGACGAGTCACGCCCAGAGTCAGTCCACGAACTCGTCGAGTACTATGCCTGTTAA